GTATCCTGCCACCTGCTACCATTCACTTAATCACTATGCCACCGCAGTACAACAAGACTCCGCTCGACTAGCTCGTGTAGCCGTCGGAGTAAGCCTAGCCAAAGCCAAGCGCACGGCAGCTTTCTTTTCCAACCTTTCCCGCGAAGCTGTCTATGGAGCGCAACCACGAGTTGTAGCTGCACTCCATGATTGCTTCTCGATTTTCGGCGACGCCGTTGACCAAATACGTGATTCATTGAGTCAAATGCGTAGGCTCGGTGGCTCCAGCGAGTCGTTGAGGTTTCAGATGAGTAACGTTCAGACATGGATGAGTGCAGCCTTAACTAATGAGGACACTTGCACCGATGGATTTGAGGATGTTACTGATGACGAGCCAATGAAATTGAATGTCTGTGATCGTGTAGGGAAGGTGAAGGAGGTGACTAGCAACGCTTTGGCTTTGGTAAACAGTTTTGCCAATAAGATATCAACTCCATGAACGATGATCTGTTGAGTTGAAACTTTATTATTGACCACGTTAGATGTTGAGAAGTTTAGGTTGCATTCTTGGCAAAAGTGTGAAAAGTTATTAGTGGTATCATATTAGTACTAGTAAAGTAggagaaaaagaacaaagagTTTATGGAGTGATTGTGTGTGGATCCTTTTGGTTTTGTGGGCCTCCACTCTAACAAAGTGTTCTTCTTTTTACGAGTTCTAATTTTTAATCTCTTCTACCTTTCTATGATCATGTATAAACTCAAATTTAGTGTCTGAATCTTTTTTTCTGTTTTGAATTTTAGAATTGGATCAATAATAATAGGTTGTGACTCAACCTAAGTTTGTTTGAATGCCAAAATGTGTTGGGTCAACAAGGATAAACAACGAGTCATGATCCAAACCATCCAAATGACTCAACCTGCATtcctttttttattgtatttcgtGGAAAAAATGTAGAAATTGGATTCAACTCAATAGGCTCTGGTTTCGACCCCCTTAATACCCCTACCTAATAAAAGTTCCTAACAGCATTTGCCAATGTTCCATTAGTTTCTATGCAGGATGATAGCACCTCGATGGTTGGATGTGGATGGCCATCAATTTGGACAATAGAAAGCAATtgggagagaaaaaaaaaatagaaaatacatGCACCGATTTCTCTTTTCTATTGGAGTCCATGTAGTTGTATTAGAGTTCGATACCTCAAGTTTATGTTAGTgggaggttgtttatggtttACACTTTACATGGAGGGAATGTATTAGAGTTGGATACTTTCGAGTTTATTTTTAATTTGGAAATTTTATTAGGACAAAATGTGAAGCACATTGAAAATAATTATGTGTATGATTGATTTTATGTATACACTTAATCAGGCTTAATATGTGGataattgtaaatattaattgtaaAGTCCCATATTTTTACATAGTTAAAATAGCTTATTTCGGGGTTAATAAAGTAACTAAAGTAATCTCGTAGTACATGGACCAACATAAGGACGGAAAAATAATTAGAATAGAGTACCAAGAATAAGATAAGTTTCAATGCATTAGGTATGAATCACATCCCATCCAGATTTGGAGCGTGACATTAATACTGAATTTTTTTTATACAAATTAGATTGAGATAAGTTGTTTCTTGCATTAATTCTTACCAAATATAGTGATGGAATTATGGCCAAAATATTTGAAAAAGTAATTCAAAATTATACAACAAAGATACAGCAAAAAATATTATTGTAAAAGCTTTTCACAAGATAAATAGTTTATTTATTGCAATGGATTAGCGACAGTTTTTCAATCGCGATGTTAATATAACTAGTTGTGGACAATAAATTAGTGTCAAGAATCAAGACTACAAAATATTAtaacaaaaattatattttatttcaaatattgtaAATGTTATAGTCTATTCCTCTGATAAGcctttcaagaatatataataattttaagGGCCTTTGAATTTTATCTTGAATCTATATGTTGTCACGAGCGATAATTTTGAACTCAATGAATAGATAATTTggactccttgaatcttgatttatAGATCTCTGAAGTGCTGTATTCGGTGTTCATTCTTGCATTTTAATtaagtacttttttttctttctcttttgtttatTCGCTCAAATTTTTTAAAGACGCATTAAattccttttattattttatcactgTAAATTCTAATCCAATTAAATTAAGTGTGTATATAAAACTAGTAACAATGGATGTAGCATATAGTTAATGAGTATTGATTGATCCCAATTTTTTCAACGCAAAgtataaatatttataaattgtaaaaggtttttatttaaaaataataattttgaatccataattttaaaagtacaATGGATTCAATGGCAAGAATCTAAAGGTTGAGCCCATAAAATATATATCCTATAACTACCTCTTCATAATAGTCATCTTCTCGAAATCTTGGATCCGCCCCTATTCTTAACAATCTCTAAtgtaaatgtaaaaaaaaaaatattaattggaATTATATTTTGTCCAATATGACGTAGTATTATTTTAAATTGGTAAAAACAATGAAAGACAAATATATACCACTTcttttcaaagaaaataaaaacttgttggcctaagtgaaggttagttttgaagattgacaaaggaagctcaggcatgaaccaggtccatcccttgtgTGCATAGACACGGGTAGgacaagatgagtgcaccacctgaaaactgGGAAGGACAATCCACTGCTAGACCACCACTCTTCAACGACCAGtattactcttggtggaaaaacaagatgagagatcacatcataggagaagactatgagctatgggacattgtcacagaTGGTCCACTGGCTACCATGAAGATAAATGCCGAAGGAAAAGAGGTGCCAAAAACAATAGCTTACTGCACTGCTGACGACTTgagaaaatgggagaaaaatgctaAAGCCAAAAAAtagcttgtttgtggactcgctccagatgagtacagtagaatcCAAAGTTGTACTACTACTAAGGAAATCtaggacactttgcaagtggcccatgaaggaacacctcaagtgaagaggtccagaggaacactactatattctcaatatgagaatttcaccatgaaggaaggggaaaccatctaagagatgtatacaaggttcaccacactaacaaatgaacttaagtctttTGGAAggattatttttgaaaaagatagagttgagaagattttgacaagggttctgccagttacttgggaaagcaaaatcactgtcattcaagaatcaaagaacattgccactcttaggttggatgagctaattgtAAATCTCACTGCTTATAAACTTAGAAGgtaaaccatgaagatggatgtatCCAAGAAGGAAATGAGCCTGACACTCaaaatcactgaaggttctgatctagaggaagatgaaatggatatgatcacaaaggacttcaagaagtacctaatgagaggaaaatattcttcaagaagTGGAGGCTACAACAAACCAAGAGTTACTAAAAAATAGACCAACGAGGGCTGCTACAAGTATGGAAaaactgatcaccacatcaaaaactgccctcaatgggaaattgaatagaagaaggaaagagctgaacgaagaaATAGAAAGAAGTAACAGGTTCATCCCAAGAAGAagaaaggatcaacaaaggctatggttgctgcttggggagaaagctcagatgaggactcagatgatgaagatagagatgaacaaacacttatggcaattggagaatccGATGAGGAATCTAGAGTAAGTATAATACATCTAAAAGACAAGATtaagtttttgtctaaagaaaggctatctgagttacttctagatttcattgatgaatctgaggatatagacaatgaaaaggaacaactatctaaggaatgtgtgattttaaaagcaaagtgTAAGAACCTGGAACTTAGAGTTAGTGAGACTGTAAGTGAAAATACTGCtctaaagaaccaggttcatgcatttgaatcaaatgtcctagaacttagatctgaaaacctaaaactgaaattaggaacaagtaagaagacaactaattgcacacaactcactctagaagaaaatgtaggtaaactaaaagatgagttgtataagaaggATAAACAGGTAATAATTTTGACAGATGATCTAGGCAAGATCAAGCATGAACTAGGCAGAActtaaatggaacaggtcctcctaTATACTGTCgtggctacaagaacatcatagTAGCAATAGAAGAGGAATTGGTTTTGGGAATCTGCcacctaaatgggatcccaaaagcaagtatctCACACTTTAcgagaacaaaatttgcacacactgtggtaagactggtcactataaaagtgaatgcactgcaaaagaaaaggccagtcaaaagaataaaaagtttgttcaagggaaaaataggatggggggttgggctaaaaagaatttgattcatctttttgcctatagaaagggtcccaaactagtttgggttcctaagactaacccctgatttccttttgcaagTCCAAGTGAatgggagcagccaaatatggtacatggatagtggttgttCAAAGtacatgacaggaagcaagaactagttcctttcacttgaggacctcaaaggaggtaatgtcttctttggaaatgggaagaaaggtgagatcattggggttggtaaggtaggtaagactgactcTCACTCGATTGAGAATGTCTATTTGATAGACGTCCTAAAATATAGTCTAATTAGTGCATCACAACTGTGTGATATAGGTAACTTGGTAacattcacctctactaaatgctttgtgattaatcttaccactgacaagattgttttgcaggaaaAAAAAGTGAACAATATATATTGTAAATCTGTTCACACTGTCAAAAAATGGATGCACTTGCTTAAgtatgttggacaatgatcccctcctttggcacaagagacttggacatacAAGTCTGAGttaactcaacaaattagtctccaaggacttggtgataggactgcctaatatcaagttcaaggaagacaaagtttgtgaggcttgtgcaaggggaaaGCAGGTGAGATCCTcctttaaatgcaagaaagtggtaagtaccaccagaatgatggaactggtccatatggatctctgtggtccaatgagaacattaagcagaggtggtaaaagatacgTGATGGTgtttgttgatgattattctagttTTACTTGGATatttttttaacatctaaagatgaagcatttgacatgttcacttcttttcttagaaaaactcaaaaacaactaggtaatcaacttgcatcaattaggtctgatcatgacactgaatttgaaaatgctaaatttgctgaattttgtgatgagcatggcatagatcataatttttctgctcctaggactccacaacaaaatggagtagttgaaagaaagaataagacacttgaagatatgacTAAGACCAtgtttctttctagtaaactgccccataacttctgggcagaagctgtaaatactgcatgctacatcataaataagtgcatgactagacctcttgttgagaagactctctatgagttacttaaagggagaaaaccaaatatatcccatcttagggcattctgatgcaagtgctttgtgcacaacaatggtAAAGACGCCCTaagtaagtttgatcccagaagtgatgagggggTTTTCTTGGGATATtattcacatagtaaagcttataaggtcTATAaaaaaagaactatgtgtgttgaagaaagtgttcatgtggtttttgatgaaactaacattctttttgagagacaggaacatgataATAAAGCAATTGGGCTGCTGAGAAACTCAAATGAAATGATAGCCCAGACTGAAGCTGCGTAAGaggaaggaacatgtgatggaacatgttcttccacccagggcaacatgacaggggaatagaacaaagaggaaatgattctcaaacctcaagggaacctgtccatgaattTGTTCTACACCAACAAAGCATTGAAGGAACATCAAAGGGAAGCCAGTTGGTTGTAAAATCTTataagtatcaaagttctcatcccatttaGAACATAATCACTAATCCAACCTCTAGAATTAAAACCAAGTCTTCATTAaaaaatctttgtgcttttgatgccttcttatttcttattgaacctaaaaatattgttgaagctttgcaggatgcatactgggtaaatgcaatgcaggatgaactcaaccaatttgataggagtcaagtttggcatctggtaccaagacccttggacatatcagtaattggcacaaaatgggtcttcagaaacaagcttgatgaggATGGAACAGTTATAAGatacaaggcaagattggtggttcaaggatatagtcaagaggagggcatagactatgatgaaacctttgctccagttgcaaggttggaagcaataagactcctcatagcctttgttgcttacatggaattcaccctTCATCAGATAGATGTCAAGAGTACCTTCCttaatggctatctaaaggaagaagtgtttgtcaagctaCCTCCGGGGTTTGAAAGCAAGGAGAGTCCTGATCATGTGCACAAACTCGACaaagcactttatgggctcaagcaggcgccaagagcatggtatgaaagattatcaaagtttttgcttgaacatgactacaagagaggtaaaattgacaatactttgttcttgaaagaaaaaggtaaagatctcttagtagttcagatatatattgatgatataatcttttgagtaactactgataagttaagtaaagaattttctACACTACTGGGGactgaatttgaaatgagcatgatgggtgagcttaatttctttttaggcttacaaattaaataaaattcaaatggaactatgatccatcaacagaagtatgtaaaagagtttcttaaaaggtttaaaatggaagactccaaagaaattgacactcttaTTACAACAActacaaagttggatatagatgaacgtGGTTCATCTGTTGATTAGAAGtcgtataggggaatgattggctcattgttgtatctcactgctagtagacctgacattgttttcagtgtaggcatttgtgcaagatttcaggcaaatttgaaggagtctcacttgactgttgtcaagagaattttgagatatctaaaaggca
The nucleotide sequence above comes from Nicotiana tabacum cultivar K326 chromosome 12, ASM71507v2, whole genome shotgun sequence. Encoded proteins:
- the LOC107768231 gene encoding 21 kDa protein-like, translated to MKTPRPFPLFFVLFAAVLLHLLLVPSFALLDPTAFSSVAVVPDAPRPLNPGFVSADTNYIRSSCKTTMYPATCYHSLNHYATAVQQDSARLARVAVGVSLAKAKRTAAFFSNLSREAVYGAQPRVVAALHDCFSIFGDAVDQIRDSLSQMRRLGGSSESLRFQMSNVQTWMSAALTNEDTCTDGFEDVTDDEPMKLNVCDRVGKVKEVTSNALALVNSFANKISTP